ATGATCTCAGGGAACACTTTTTTCACGTTTTCCATCGCTTCAACCTGTTGCCTCTTGTGTTCGAAGTAGTAATCGTAAAGATCAAGGGGACCCCACGTCACAGGATGATCGGTGTCCAGAAGAGGATACATGGGTTTGGGTTCTCCAACGAACTTCTTCACAAGATCGTCAGGATAGAGCTCAACGGGCTCCACTCCGTGAGAAAGAATGAATCCATCCAGGTTCACCATGACGGGAAGTCTCACATTGGAATGCTCTGCAAGTCTCACAGCAAGGATTGTAAGGTCGTAAGCCTCCTGGTTTGTCTCGGCGAAGAGCTGTATCCAACCGGAGTCTCTTTCTGCCATCGCATCGCTGTGATCACAGTGTATGTTTATTGGACCGCTCAGCGCCCTGTTCACAACAGGCATCACGATGGGAAGTCTGTAGGATGCGGCGATGTAAACTATTTCGTGCATCAGCGCAAGGCCGTTTGCACTGGTTGCCGTCATCGCCCTTGCACCCGTGGCAGCAGCTCCCACAACTGCGCTCATGGCACTGTGTTCACTTTCAACGGGTATCATCTCTGTTCTGACAACACCGTCCGCGACGAACCTGGCAAAGTATTCGACAATGGGTGTTTGAGGTGTTATGGGGTATGCCGCAACAACGTCAGGTTCTATCTGCCTCATCGCGTGAGCAACGGCCTCGGCACCAGTGACGGCCACTCTCTCGACAGCCCTTTCCATTTTCATCCCTCCTCACCCAAGAACTCTGTCTCGGGTCTCATTTCTATGGCCTGCTTTGGACAGACACTTGCACAGAGTCCACAACCCTTGCAGTAGTCGTAGTCAAATCCTTTCATGATACCGCCTTCCTGGATAACTGCCTGATCGGGACAGTAAAGCCAGCAGAACATACAATCTATACATTTTTCTTTGTGAAGAACAGGCCTCATCACACGCCATGTTCCTGTCTTGTACTCTCTTGCCGTTCCCGGTTTGTCAATGACTCCTCCGATAGGGATTTCTTTCCAACTTTTCAGAGACATCTTCACACCTCCTCATTCTGAACATTTCACTTCTTCGTATCCCCGTTTCAAAGCCCTTTTGTTTGCCTCGACAATCTCAGGGGCGAACTTCTTTCCGAACATCTTCTCGATTCTCTGTTCTATCGTTTCGAGTGGGACGATACCCGTTACCCTGACCAGGGCTCCAAGCATAGGTGTATTCGGTATACCGCGTTTTATCTCCTGAAGAGCGATATCTGTGGCATCAACCACACAGATCTTTCCGTTGAAACCCGTTTTCCGCCGGACAAATTCGAAATCCTTCACCGTATTCACGAGGAGGATACCATCCTCTGACAGACCTTCCACGATAGTGGGGGAAAGCAGTGTCTCATCGATCACTACAACAACATCTGGATTTTCTACTGCAGATCTCACTCTGATATACTCATCGCCTATTCTGTTGAACGCCCTCATGGGAGCGCCCCTTCTTTCTGCACCGTATTCCGGAAACGCTTGAACAAACTTTCCTGCCTCCAGTGCCGCTTCTGCCAGCATCTGAGAAGCACTCTTTGCACCCTGACCGGCTCGTGCATGCCATCGAATCTCGAAGTAT
The genomic region above belongs to Thermotoga sp. and contains:
- the porA gene encoding pyruvate synthase subunit PorA; this encodes MERAVERVAVTGAEAVAHAMRQIEPDVVAAYPITPQTPIVEYFARFVADGVVRTEMIPVESEHSAMSAVVGAAATGARAMTATSANGLALMHEIVYIAASYRLPIVMPVVNRALSGPINIHCDHSDAMAERDSGWIQLFAETNQEAYDLTILAVRLAEHSNVRLPVMVNLDGFILSHGVEPVELYPDDLVKKFVGEPKPMYPLLDTDHPVTWGPLDLYDYYFEHKRQQVEAMENVKKVFPEIIKEFEETFGRKYWFVEPYRLDDAEHVIVALGSTNSTIKYVVNEMREEGYKVGALKIWMFRPFPKEQLQELLNGRKSVVVLDRAVSFGAEAPLYEAVKSSLYEVAARPNLGSYVYGLGGRDIKPEHIRKAFEDAINGNLITDEQRYLGLRE
- the porD gene encoding pyruvate synthase subunit PorD, coding for MSLKSWKEIPIGGVIDKPGTAREYKTGTWRVMRPVLHKEKCIDCMFCWLYCPDQAVIQEGGIMKGFDYDYCKGCGLCASVCPKQAIEMRPETEFLGEEG
- the porC gene encoding pyruvate synthase subunit PorC; amino-acid sequence: MPVAKKYFEIRWHARAGQGAKSASQMLAEAALEAGKFVQAFPEYGAERRGAPMRAFNRIGDEYIRVRSAVENPDVVVVIDETLLSPTIVEGLSEDGILLVNTVKDFEFVRRKTGFNGKICVVDATDIALQEIKRGIPNTPMLGALVRVTGIVPLETIEQRIEKMFGKKFAPEIVEANKRALKRGYEEVKCSE